A stretch of Bifidobacterium sp. ESL0704 DNA encodes these proteins:
- a CDS encoding dihydroxyacetone kinase subunit L, whose protein sequence is MTSKSMVIEFLHQASEIMVENKDYLISIDSIVGDADLGLTMSDGFTAAYDAVKDSDQEDLGKLLYAAGKAMSIKVPSTMGTLMASGLMQAARALRGKTEFSDDDWVSLFEAYEQGVQKLGKAKIGEKTFLDGFDPGVKALKDAVAAGKSLKEAAATAAVAAENGFKSTVGMLAIHGRAAIRGEESRKLEDPGAKVASLIFQAFDKAM, encoded by the coding sequence ATGACAAGTAAAAGTATGGTTATCGAATTCCTGCATCAGGCCTCCGAGATCATGGTCGAAAACAAGGACTATCTGATTTCGATTGATTCCATCGTCGGCGATGCCGACTTGGGGCTGACGATGTCCGACGGATTCACGGCTGCGTACGACGCGGTCAAGGATTCCGATCAGGAGGATCTGGGCAAGTTGCTGTATGCCGCCGGCAAGGCCATGAGCATCAAGGTGCCTTCCACCATGGGCACGCTGATGGCCTCGGGACTCATGCAGGCTGCCAGAGCGCTTCGCGGAAAGACCGAATTCAGCGATGACGATTGGGTCTCGTTGTTTGAGGCCTATGAGCAGGGTGTCCAAAAACTGGGCAAGGCGAAAATCGGGGAGAAGACGTTCTTGGATGGTTTCGATCCCGGTGTCAAGGCCTTGAAGGATGCCGTGGCGGCCGGCAAGAGTCTGAAGGAAGCGGCGGCAACGGCTGCCGTCGCCGCAGAGAACGGCTTCAAGTCCACTGTCGGCATGCTTGCCATCCACGGCAGGGCGGCGATCCGTGGTGAGGAGTCGAGAAAGCTCGAGGACCCCGGTGCCAAAGTGGCGTCGCTGATCTTCCAGGCCTTCGACAAGGCCATGTAG
- a CDS encoding DUF4365 domain-containing protein: MEQYQLAHVRAIVAAAGCHVLSYDFDEGIDLVLRRLVNGVKDAELDVQLKAVSHGKCWNAEHNLIHAKLSKLRYDNSIIAGPNSSERRIVVIMDVPDNVDDWIKLADEGTLLSNNYWMTCEGLPERNEETITISAPVEHVFDDAALCEIMEKVKGGMPL; the protein is encoded by the coding sequence ATGGAACAGTATCAGCTCGCCCATGTTCGAGCGATTGTTGCAGCGGCTGGGTGCCATGTTCTCAGCTATGACTTTGATGAGGGTATCGATTTGGTTCTGCGCAGACTTGTAAACGGTGTGAAAGACGCAGAACTTGATGTCCAGCTGAAAGCAGTTTCCCATGGGAAATGCTGGAACGCTGAACATAATTTGATTCATGCTAAACTAAGCAAACTGCGGTATGACAATTCAATCATCGCCGGACCAAATTCGTCTGAGCGGCGCATCGTGGTAATCATGGATGTTCCCGACAACGTTGATGATTGGATAAAACTGGCTGATGAAGGTACTCTGCTGTCCAATAATTATTGGATGACCTGTGAAGGATTGCCGGAGCGCAACGAAGAGACGATAACGATAAGCGCGCCTGTGGAACACGTGTTCGACGACGCGGCGTTGTGCGAGATAATGGAGAAAGTCAAGGGAGGGATGCCGTTATGA